The following proteins are encoded in a genomic region of Heptranchias perlo isolate sHepPer1 chromosome 6, sHepPer1.hap1, whole genome shotgun sequence:
- the LOC137322732 gene encoding interleukin-5 receptor subunit alpha-like, protein MPFASSFPIMAIIWTMTVDRAALTSLEEMIMNPPTDITISPGRLGEYIVSWSGNCTCEKETYYQLDYKYLNSSDDEFSSSRVQTHQEKIDLEFHRGLVARVKVVHDDEHETSSNRTEKIFVPPRDSFASIDNLSCIFYDTYMNCTWDINKKAPQNAQYFLSYRLANEDNLNNCTNYHKDGRRNVACYGHKYERNLVNEVNICVSESSNKSTLPYCRNMNPGLFYKLYTPINVTININTDEVKWTLPGKNSNSDCYTYQINITNWSDHVQKVENVSSTKYVISRDQEKRYSVQVRGTVNDNCFQSSLWSDWTKPLHIGSDSKDFPLLTIAAVVAVIFVGIVLLLVYICVRCKLLSKVCQPIPDPKEKFKGLFEDFDGDFQKWVNKNPPLMTKTEECIPVIVKEV, encoded by the exons TTATGAATCCGCCCACCGATATTACGATCTCCCCCGGACGTTTAGGAGAGTACATTGTCTCTTGGAGTGGAAACTGCACATGCGAAAAGGAAACCTACTACCAGCTTGACTATAAATACCTGAATTCAAGTGATGATGAG TTCTCGAGTTCCCGTGTTCAAACTCATCAAGAAAAGATAGATTTGGAATTCCACAGAGGGCTGGTTGCTCGCGTTAAAGTTGTGCACGATGATGAACATGAGACGTCAAGTAATAGGACCGAAAAGATTTTTGTTCCGCCAC GTGATTCATTTGCTTCAATTGACAATCTATCATGTATTTTTTATGACACCTATATGAACTGTACTTGGGATATTAATAAAAAAGCACCACAGAATGCACAATACTTTTTGTCTTACAG GCTGGCAAATGAAGATAATCTAAACAACTGTACAAATTATCATAAAGATGGACGGAGAAATGTTGCCTGCTATGGTCACAAATATGAAAGGAACTTAGTTAACGAAGTTAACATTTGTGTCAGTGAATCGAGCAACAAGTCAACATTGCCATACTGCAGAAACATGAACCCAGGCCTCTTTT ATAAACTCTACACTCCAATAAATGTTACAATCAATATAAACACCGATGAAGTAAAATGGACACTTCCAGGAAAGAATTCTAACTCCGATTGTTACACTTATCAAATAAATATCACAAACTGGAGCGACCATGTCCAAAAG GTTGAAAATGTGAGTAGTACAAAATATGTCATCAGTAGAGATCAAGAGAAACGATATTCAGTGCAAGTAAGGGGAACAGTGAATGATAACTGCTTTCAAAGCTCTTTGTGGAGTGACTGGACCAAGCCTCTCCATATTG GGTCTGACTCAAAGGATTTCCCCCTTTTGACAATTGCAGCAGTGGTTGCGGTTATTTTTGTTGGGATAGTGTTGCTGCTGGTATACATCTGCGTACG GTGCAAATTATTGTCAAAAGTGTGTCAACCAATCCCTGATCCCAAAGAGAAGTTCAAGGGCCTCTTTGAAGATTTTGATGGTGATTTTCAG AAATGGGTTAATAAAAATCCACCGCTGATGACCAAAACTGAAGAATGTATTCCAGTTATAGTCAAAGAAGTCTAG